In one Coccinella septempunctata chromosome 6, icCocSept1.1, whole genome shotgun sequence genomic region, the following are encoded:
- the LOC123315644 gene encoding lipase 3-like yields MFAIIKGLLFFSVLSYKANGWEEIQYDKDGDLSLGEFILKYGSVPISTHELTLSDGYIIEVYRLESEDADTKKPFLLMHGLSGCSDSFFVDKKKSLPFFLMKQGYDVWLINNRGTIHSRRHTRLNSRTDKEYWQFSWQEIGLMDMPATIDLILANNKHEKVALLGHSEGSFEIFVGLSELPEYNKKIAISFHFGGAAYHSGCVPKMLNAGCRMRNLIQELLDRMGIAQLIPSNGIRETLISLCRLDTFSETCRQFMFDLLVVTNDSFSDFKDVSFIFTKWICGGSVREFLHFSQTGQSGIFARYDYGPRKNRKIYNSTLPPRFHLERVTSPTAIFCGMEDLFCRKENIDKARSEIPNVVFAKLIPHFGHVDFLLDRALQHHIYKDMIKLLRKYFK; encoded by the exons ATGTTTGCTATTATTAAGGGTCTTCTATTTTTCTCCGTGCTCTCATATAAGGCAAATGGCTGGGAAGAAATACAATATGACAAGGATGGTGATCTGAGCTTA GGAGAGTTTATTCTCAAGTATGGATCTGTTCCAATCTCTACTCATGAGCTGACCTTGTCGGATGGCTATATCATAGAAGTTTATCGACTCGAAAGTGAGGATGCAGACACGAAAAAACCTTTTCTCCTGATGCATGGTCTATCAGGTTGTTCTGACAGTTTTTTCGTGGACAAAAAAAAgtctctaccattttttctaaTGAAGCAGGGCTATGATGTATGGTTGATAAATAACCGAGGTACCATACATTCCCGTCGTCATACACGGCTGAATAGCAGGACAGACAAGGAATACTGGCAGTTCag TTGGCAAGAGATAGGATTGATGGATATGCCAGCGACTATTGACCTGATATTAGCCAATAATAAGCACGAAAAGGTTGCACTTCTTGGTCATTCAGAGGGTTCCTTCGAGATATTTGTAGGATTGTCTGAATTGCCAGAGTATAATAAGAAAATTGCCATATCATTCCATTTCGGTGGAGCAGCATATCACTCAGGATGTGTGCCAAAAATGCTCAATGCTGGCTGTAGGATGCGAAATCTTATACAG GAGCTTCTTGACAGGATGGGTATAGCACAATTGATACCTTCTAACGGAATAAGAGAAACATTGATATCTCTTTGCAGGCTGGATACTTTCAGCGAAACTTGTCGACAATTTATGTTCGATTTATTGGTAGTGACGAATGATTCCTTCAGTGACTTC AAAGATGTTTCCTTCATATTCACAAAATGGATATGCGGAGGCAGTGTCAgagaattccttcatttttctCAGACAGGACAATCAG gaattttcgcTCGATACGATTATGGCCCGAGAAAGAATAGAAAAATCTACAATTCGACGTTGCCTCCCAGGTTTCACCTAGAACGAGTGACATCACCAACAGCAATATTTTGTGGAATGGAGGATTTATTTTGCCGCAAAGAGAACATTGATAAAGCCAGATCTGAAATACCAAATGTTGTTTTCGCTAAACTTATACCGCACTTCGGACATGTCGATTTTCTTCTTGATAGAGCTTTACAACATCATATATATAAGGATATGATCAAATTActgagaaaatatttcaaatga